Sequence from the Malaciobacter pacificus genome:
GTTTTCACTAGCTTTGATTGTTGGAAAACAATATCTTCATACTCTTTATTCTCTTTTTTTAAACTACTATATTTTGAAGATAAAAAAACCGTAAATAAAACTGCTTCAATAGAAAAGGCAACTAAAACAATATCAGTAAATCCCCTACTTTCATAATAATTTTTAAAATCAATTACAAATAGGAATATACATAAAATCGACCAACCAACGACATATATAAGTGCTGGTTTATTTGTATTTTTCAAGTTAAAAATCAATGAGATAAATAAAATTCCATATACAATAGTATAGGGTAAATACTCAAATAAATAGTAGTGATAAAAAGAGGTTAAAATAACTATATTTAATAAAAAAGTATTTAAAATCAACTCTTTATAATTTGTAATTTTAGGTAAAAACCTTCCTTCAAAAAAGTTTGCCGCAAATATAATAGCACTAATACTTGATAGAGTTAAAGCTAATTCATCATAAAAACTATTATTATAAAAAAGCTTACTATATCCTATAATAAAAAAAAGAGAAAAGGATTGCATAAAACAATATATAATATAAAATAACTCTTTTGAATAAATATATCTAATCAAAGTGTAAAGAATAGTCATAAAAACTATCCCAAAAATAACCCCAAAATATAAAATACTATAATCTAATATCAACTTTATATCCTGTTCCTGTTAGATTAGAAAT
This genomic interval carries:
- a CDS encoding sensor histidine kinase; this translates as MILDYSILYFGVIFGIVFMTILYTLIRYIYSKELFYIIYCFMQSFSLFFIIGYSKLFYNNSFYDELALTLSSISAIIFAANFFEGRFLPKITNYKELILNTFLLNIVILTSFYHYYLFEYLPYTIVYGILFISLIFNLKNTNKPALIYVVGWSILCIFLFVIDFKNYYESRGFTDIVLVAFSIEAVLFTVFLSSKYSSLKKENKEYEDIVFQQSKLVKTGEMIANITHQFRQPLNNLSYILINLNKKYKSNNLDEVYFDKKLSQANTQIEFLSKTIDDFKEFYTPKKEKECFEVKACIDMVLSIISADLKKHNIEVSQDFRSFENIQIFGCKNEFSQVLLSLISNSIDTLKDIENPIIDIQIDTNSSDVIIKIKDNGKGISGSLEKIFEPYFTTKVEGTGLGLFLVKQIIEESFHGKIEVKNLKEGCIFSLFIEKAI